The Haloprofundus salinisoli genome includes a region encoding these proteins:
- a CDS encoding cupredoxin domain-containing protein, whose amino-acid sequence MNRRSFLCAGSALTVAAVSGCVGRSLDEVQTAEASSGSSTQDSTDVDNNPDGVDEETISVGEDSFGPSRVILNVGGSVTWTNESDVEHSVTSYAYSSDAADWSIDQQLEAGGSATHTFDQAGIYQYYSTALGTFQMCGVVFVGNVDTGWNNPCLNE is encoded by the coding sequence ATGAATCGGAGAAGCTTCCTCTGCGCTGGTAGTGCACTCACCGTGGCGGCGGTGTCAGGCTGCGTTGGACGAAGTCTCGATGAAGTACAAACAGCCGAAGCGTCCAGTGGATCTTCAACTCAAGATAGTACCGACGTTGACAACAACCCTGACGGGGTAGACGAGGAGACAATCAGTGTTGGAGAAGACTCGTTCGGACCAAGTCGAGTGATACTCAACGTCGGTGGCTCAGTTACGTGGACAAATGAGAGCGATGTCGAACACAGTGTTACCAGCTACGCGTACTCATCCGATGCTGCAGACTGGAGCATTGATCAACAACTCGAAGCTGGGGGGTCGGCTACCCACACGTTTGACCAAGCGGGAATCTACCAATACTACAGCACTGCTTTGGGGACGTTCCAGATGTGCGGGGTAGTATTCGTCGGGAACGTCGATACTGGCTGGAATAACCCCTGCTTAAACGAGTAA